In Leptospira sp. WS58.C1, a single genomic region encodes these proteins:
- the uvrC gene encoding excinuclease ABC subunit UvrC, with protein sequence MPEVVNHTLIVEKLKNLTGSPGCYLWKNSEGEVIYVGKAKNLDKRIRNYLKEKQTDLKTRYLQREIFDLDWFATSTEKEALILEATLIKKHNPRYNVRLKDDKKYPYICVSLSEPYPMVFITRKIKDNGDRYFGPYTDVRTTREILDVILRIFPIRKVRQKLPLPKPKRPCLNFQMGRCLGPCQGTVPEEEYAVIVNQIIQFLEGKKEILASELTKRMDEYSGKLEFEIAARYRDMLGRLQTFRQKQTVVSMDGGDEDVIAFARKEDEGQVVLMEVRGGLLDNKKSFPLQGVQNSTEEEILSSFFRDYYMGAGLIPASIVVPFGLKEEGETVLDFLQEKTGFRPKLRFPKAGEKKSLLKIAEKNAELGLTERLLATHYKDQTVALKEIQEMFQLKEPPHIIECYDISHFQGSFPVASGVMFVEGKPFKQGYRKYNIRGYEGINDPGMMHEVISRRLQRIINEDGVMPDLIVIDGGPTQLGKACEAAVEAGAANLPMVGLAKKREEIYFPGENSPYSFDMNSTGMRLLRHLRDEAHRFGVEHHRSRRNREALTGLIREVPDIGLKRSKLLLQSFSGQKKIEDANIAELMKVPGIGEALAEKIYNYFQSSAIRSSDTGADGTIIPENSPTNS encoded by the coding sequence ATGCCGGAAGTAGTCAATCATACTCTGATAGTAGAAAAACTCAAAAACCTTACGGGTTCTCCAGGTTGTTATCTCTGGAAAAATTCGGAAGGAGAGGTGATCTATGTAGGCAAGGCCAAAAATCTAGATAAAAGGATCCGTAACTATTTAAAGGAAAAACAGACGGATCTAAAAACCAGATATCTTCAGAGAGAAATTTTCGATCTGGATTGGTTTGCCACCTCGACCGAAAAAGAAGCTTTAATTTTAGAAGCTACACTGATCAAAAAACATAATCCACGTTACAACGTTCGTTTAAAGGACGATAAAAAATATCCGTATATCTGTGTTTCTCTTTCCGAACCGTATCCAATGGTGTTTATCACTCGCAAAATAAAGGATAATGGGGATAGATATTTCGGACCTTATACGGACGTAAGGACCACTCGAGAAATTTTAGACGTGATCCTTCGTATTTTCCCGATCCGAAAAGTCAGACAAAAACTCCCACTTCCTAAACCGAAACGCCCTTGTTTGAATTTCCAAATGGGACGATGCCTAGGGCCCTGCCAAGGAACGGTTCCGGAAGAAGAATATGCAGTTATTGTAAATCAGATCATTCAATTTTTAGAAGGTAAAAAGGAGATCTTAGCAAGCGAGCTCACGAAACGTATGGACGAATATTCCGGAAAACTGGAATTCGAGATCGCAGCCAGATACAGAGACATGCTTGGAAGACTCCAGACTTTCCGGCAAAAACAAACCGTGGTGAGTATGGACGGCGGGGACGAGGATGTGATTGCGTTCGCTCGTAAAGAGGACGAAGGCCAGGTCGTTCTTATGGAAGTTCGGGGCGGACTTCTGGATAATAAAAAATCTTTTCCTCTGCAAGGTGTGCAGAATTCCACGGAAGAGGAAATATTATCCTCCTTCTTCCGGGATTATTATATGGGTGCAGGATTGATCCCTGCCAGTATCGTAGTTCCTTTCGGTTTAAAAGAAGAAGGGGAAACGGTGTTGGACTTCTTACAGGAAAAAACGGGATTTAGACCTAAATTAAGATTTCCTAAAGCAGGAGAGAAAAAATCCCTTTTAAAGATCGCGGAAAAAAATGCGGAACTCGGGCTTACGGAAAGACTTCTCGCAACTCATTATAAGGACCAAACCGTCGCTTTAAAAGAAATACAGGAAATGTTCCAATTGAAGGAACCTCCTCATATTATAGAATGTTATGATATTTCCCATTTCCAGGGATCTTTTCCTGTGGCAAGCGGTGTGATGTTTGTGGAAGGAAAACCTTTCAAACAAGGATATAGAAAGTATAATATTCGAGGATATGAAGGGATTAACGATCCTGGAATGATGCACGAGGTGATTTCCCGAAGACTGCAAAGGATCATTAACGAAGACGGGGTAATGCCCGATCTGATCGTGATTGATGGAGGGCCTACACAGCTCGGGAAAGCCTGCGAGGCTGCTGTGGAAGCAGGTGCAGCGAATCTACCTATGGTAGGGCTTGCCAAAAAAAGAGAAGAGATATATTTCCCGGGAGAAAATTCTCCTTATAGTTTCGACATGAATTCAACTGGGATGAGATTATTACGCCATCTTAGGGACGAGGCTCATAGATTCGGGGTGGAGCATCATCGTTCCCGTAGAAATCGAGAAGCATTGACCGGTCTCATCCGAGAAGTCCCGGACATTGGTTTAAAAAGAAGTAAACTACTTCTACAATCATTTTCCGGGCAGAAAAAGATAGAAGACGCAAATATCGCTGAACTCATGAAAGTCCCTGGTATAGGGGAGGCGCTCGCAGAAAAAATTTATAATTATTTCCAATCTTCTGCT
- a CDS encoding acyl-CoA thioesterase, with amino-acid sequence MSVEVFLDEKLQGMELSTQHIVMSRDLNQHGFLFGGQMLAWIDEGCAMFVIEKIGYSNLVTVTMDNVIFKSPGLLGEIIQIFSKIEKVGKSSITIRSAAIAKNQMKKEIREIIDCRVTYVCLDDSGKPFPYFSQFDPEEFLNK; translated from the coding sequence ATGAGCGTAGAAGTCTTTTTAGATGAAAAACTCCAAGGGATGGAATTAAGCACACAACATATAGTCATGTCTAGGGACTTAAACCAACACGGTTTCCTTTTCGGAGGTCAGATGCTTGCCTGGATCGACGAGGGTTGTGCGATGTTCGTCATCGAAAAAATCGGATATTCAAATCTTGTTACGGTAACGATGGATAACGTGATCTTTAAAAGTCCCGGTTTGCTTGGTGAGATCATTCAAATTTTTTCTAAAATAGAAAAAGTAGGAAAAAGTTCCATTACCATTCGAAGTGCCGCCATTGCCAAAAACCAAATGAAAAAAGAGATAAGAGAAATTATAGATTGTAGGGTAACCTACGTCTGTTTGGACGATTCCGGAAAACCGTTCCCTTATTTCAGTCAATTCGATCCGGAAGAATTTTTGAACAAATAA
- a CDS encoding peptide chain release factor family protein: MAFQFPVSPEKANLLLSRMKKLGIQESDLEETFVRSGGKGGQNVNKVSTAVRLVYKKTGLEIKCSIHRTQGLNRYKARILLCEKLEAELLEASKIEDPKLAKIRKAKADKARKAKRKAASKTLAGLKRKTSPKIDWGEE; the protein is encoded by the coding sequence ATGGCTTTCCAATTCCCTGTCTCTCCGGAAAAAGCAAACCTTCTTCTTTCCAGAATGAAAAAGCTGGGCATCCAAGAATCCGATTTGGAAGAAACTTTTGTAAGAAGCGGCGGCAAGGGTGGACAAAACGTAAACAAGGTTTCGACTGCTGTCCGATTAGTGTATAAAAAAACAGGTCTCGAAATTAAATGTTCCATTCATCGCACCCAAGGATTAAACAGATATAAGGCGAGAATCCTTCTCTGCGAAAAATTGGAGGCAGAACTTTTAGAAGCTTCCAAAATAGAAGATCCAAAACTTGCAAAGATCAGAAAGGCCAAAGCCGATAAGGCGAGAAAAGCCAAAAGAAAGGCTGCTTCCAAAACTTTGGCAGGTCTAAAAAGAAAAACCTCTCCAAAAATAGATTGGGGCGAAGAATAG